Proteins from a single region of Lysinibacillus sp. JNUCC-52:
- a CDS encoding patatin-like phospholipase family protein has protein sequence MLQVNVEDSSLILEGGTFRTLFTSGVLDAFLEHDIMMPYVVGISAGAINACSYVSQQKERSLRVLMDYRHDKRYMGLKNFLKEKSLFGLDFAYNVIPNELDIFDWDTYKQYDGKLLFGVTNAATGQVEYMDAREMDRQCMMLRATCAIPILFPEIKLNNTPYYDGGLAEPIPIMHGVENGFKKHVLVLTRPKGYRKQMDRQSKWAMKLLAKRYPNLVKSMQKRADHYNASLEYCEQLEAQGKAFIFRPTQALNSFEKDTMQMRKNYDMGYEQAIQQIDVLKQFLK, from the coding sequence ATGCTACAAGTGAATGTGGAGGATTCAAGTTTAATATTGGAAGGTGGAACGTTTCGTACATTGTTTACATCTGGTGTACTCGATGCTTTTTTAGAGCATGATATTATGATGCCCTATGTTGTAGGTATTTCAGCAGGTGCTATCAATGCTTGCTCCTATGTGTCACAGCAAAAGGAACGTTCTTTACGTGTATTAATGGATTACCGTCACGATAAGCGTTATATGGGCTTGAAAAATTTCCTGAAGGAAAAGAGCTTATTTGGCTTAGACTTTGCCTATAATGTGATTCCGAATGAGTTAGATATTTTTGATTGGGATACGTACAAGCAATATGATGGGAAATTACTGTTTGGTGTAACGAATGCAGCAACAGGGCAAGTTGAGTATATGGATGCAAGAGAAATGGATCGACAATGTATGATGTTGCGTGCAACATGTGCTATACCTATCCTTTTTCCAGAAATCAAACTAAATAATACGCCATATTACGATGGTGGTTTAGCAGAGCCTATTCCGATAATGCATGGTGTCGAAAACGGTTTTAAAAAACATGTACTTGTGTTAACTCGGCCTAAAGGCTATCGAAAACAAATGGATCGTCAAAGCAAGTGGGCTATGAAACTATTAGCGAAACGTTATCCTAATTTGGTGAAAAGCATGCAAAAACGTGCAGACCATTATAACGCTTCACTTGAATATTGTGAGCAGTTGGAGGCGCAAGGAAAAGCATTTATATTCCGCCCAACACAAGCGCTCAATAGTTTTGAGAAAGATACAATGCAAATGCGTAAAAATTACGACATGGGCTACGAGCAAGCAATTCAACAAATAGATGTATTGAAGCAATTTTTAAAATGA
- a CDS encoding hydantoinase/oxoprolinase N-terminal domain-containing protein, whose product MYKIGIDVGGTNTDAILLDNNNKLIHSVKSPTSLDIKTGIETSLRNLLQDLAIDKTQISHAMLGTTQCTNAIVERKKLAKVGVIRLGYPATASVLPYTAWPQDMVDNLSGNYALVHGGYEYDGQVLSQLDENEIRSLLEGWRQEVESIAIVGVFSSIKNDQELKVRNIIQQVYGDEFPISCSSLIGSVGLIERENATILNAALCKVIETTTQGFVHALQTEGIFNAEVYLCQNDGTLMSIDYAKQFPILTIACGPTNSIRGASYLSQIKDTMVLDVGGTTSDIGVLQDGFPRESSVAVEVGDIRTNFRMPDIISVGLGGGSIVRVNDGKITVGPDSVGYKISQEALVFGGDTLTTTDIAVRLGLANIGDRSLVAHLDEAFAKDVQKEMASLLEQAIDKMKTSSEDVQLVLVGGGSIIVPESLRGVASVIKNEHGSVANAIGASIAQISGQYEQIYIYAKEPREESLKDAQNKAVKQAVLAGALPETIELVEVEETPLAYHPENATRLKVKVVGKMA is encoded by the coding sequence ATGTATAAAATCGGAATTGATGTAGGTGGAACAAATACAGATGCTATCCTTTTAGATAACAATAATAAGCTAATTCATAGTGTGAAATCACCAACTAGCTTAGATATTAAAACGGGGATTGAAACGTCTTTACGAAATTTATTGCAAGACTTAGCCATTGATAAAACGCAAATTAGCCATGCCATGCTAGGCACAACACAATGTACGAATGCAATTGTAGAGCGTAAAAAACTAGCAAAAGTAGGTGTTATTCGTCTTGGCTATCCAGCAACAGCATCAGTATTGCCATATACTGCTTGGCCGCAAGATATGGTGGACAACCTATCAGGGAATTATGCTTTAGTACATGGTGGCTACGAATATGACGGGCAAGTATTAAGTCAGCTTGACGAAAATGAAATACGATCGCTATTAGAGGGCTGGCGACAAGAAGTAGAGTCTATCGCTATCGTTGGGGTCTTTTCTTCTATTAAAAATGATCAAGAATTGAAGGTTCGTAATATTATTCAACAAGTGTATGGCGACGAGTTTCCTATTTCTTGTTCTTCCTTAATAGGTTCAGTGGGATTAATTGAACGTGAAAATGCAACAATCCTAAACGCAGCTCTTTGCAAAGTAATTGAAACAACAACACAAGGCTTCGTTCATGCATTGCAAACAGAGGGTATATTTAATGCGGAAGTATATTTATGTCAAAATGATGGAACGTTAATGTCGATTGATTATGCAAAACAATTCCCTATACTAACAATTGCTTGTGGACCGACGAACAGTATTCGCGGTGCATCGTATTTATCACAAATTAAAGATACGATGGTGTTGGATGTTGGTGGAACAACTTCTGATATTGGTGTCCTACAGGATGGTTTTCCAAGAGAATCGTCTGTCGCTGTAGAAGTAGGGGATATCCGCACAAACTTTAGAATGCCCGATATTATTTCGGTTGGACTAGGCGGAGGTAGTATCGTTCGTGTTAATGATGGCAAGATTACGGTTGGCCCTGATAGTGTAGGCTATAAAATTAGCCAAGAAGCACTTGTCTTTGGAGGCGACACGCTTACAACAACAGATATTGCTGTGCGCTTAGGTCTTGCAAATATAGGAGATCGTAGTTTAGTAGCTCATCTTGATGAAGCATTTGCCAAAGATGTACAAAAAGAAATGGCGTCGTTACTTGAGCAGGCTATTGATAAAATGAAAACTTCATCAGAGGATGTGCAACTCGTTTTAGTCGGTGGGGGCAGTATTATTGTACCTGAATCATTACGTGGGGTCGCTAGCGTTATTAAAAATGAACATGGGAGTGTTGCCAATGCAATTGGCGCATCCATTGCTCAAATTAGCGGGCAATATGAACAGATTTACATTTATGCAAAAGAGCCACGTGAAGAGTCCTTGAAAGACGCACAAAATAAAGCAGTGAAGCAAGCGGTTTTAGCTGGAGCACTTCCAGAGACGATTGAATTAGTAGAAGTGGAAGAAACGCCACTTGCTTATCATCCAGAAAACGCCACGAGATTAAAAGTAAAAGTTGTCGGCAAAATGGCGTAA
- a CDS encoding DUF917 domain-containing protein: MRYLDKEAIENIAIGAAFLGTGGGGDPYIGKLMALSAIEKNGPVKLYSVDEIADEDFFIPAAMMGAPSVLVEKFPRGDEFVKVFQKLAQYLGKEKIAGTYPMEAGGVNSMIPIVVAAQLGLPLIDCDGMGRAFPELQMVTFHLDGISATPMAITDEKGNIGIFETIDNKWTERLARTATVEMGASALVSLYPTTGAQMKNSGVHHIITLSEKIGEIIASKNKEVNDKLQELLNLVSGFELFQGKIVDVIRETKGGFNLGKMNLEGIDVNKDEQMKVHFQNENLLAEKNEQVVAMTPDLICLVDYETLLPVTTESLKYGKRVRVIGLPANEKWRTAKGIETAGPKYFGYDYDYEPIEEIVKKGAAEHV; this comes from the coding sequence ATGAGATATTTAGATAAAGAGGCAATTGAAAATATTGCAATTGGCGCAGCATTTTTAGGTACAGGAGGAGGCGGAGATCCTTACATCGGGAAGCTTATGGCACTTTCTGCAATTGAAAAAAATGGGCCTGTCAAATTGTATTCAGTTGATGAAATAGCAGATGAAGACTTTTTTATTCCTGCTGCAATGATGGGGGCGCCTTCTGTTTTAGTTGAGAAGTTTCCGCGTGGCGATGAATTCGTGAAAGTTTTCCAAAAGCTTGCTCAATATTTAGGGAAAGAGAAAATTGCAGGTACGTATCCAATGGAAGCTGGTGGCGTGAACTCAATGATTCCGATTGTAGTAGCTGCCCAGCTTGGCTTACCACTTATTGATTGTGATGGCATGGGACGTGCCTTCCCAGAATTGCAGATGGTGACATTCCATTTAGATGGGATATCAGCAACACCGATGGCGATTACTGATGAAAAAGGCAATATAGGTATTTTTGAAACGATTGATAATAAATGGACAGAACGACTAGCTCGTACGGCGACAGTAGAAATGGGCGCCAGTGCTTTAGTGAGCTTGTATCCTACAACTGGTGCACAAATGAAGAACAGTGGTGTACATCATATTATTACACTTTCAGAAAAAATTGGAGAAATCATAGCGTCAAAAAATAAAGAAGTAAATGACAAGTTACAAGAATTGCTGAACCTTGTTTCAGGCTTCGAATTATTCCAAGGTAAAATCGTAGATGTTATTCGAGAAACGAAGGGCGGCTTTAATCTTGGGAAGATGAATCTTGAAGGCATTGATGTCAATAAAGATGAACAGATGAAAGTCCATTTCCAAAATGAAAACCTGCTAGCAGAAAAAAATGAGCAAGTTGTTGCGATGACGCCAGATTTAATTTGTTTAGTAGATTACGAAACATTATTACCTGTCACAACAGAAAGTTTGAAATATGGCAAACGTGTACGTGTTATTGGCCTGCCTGCTAATGAAAAATGGCGCACGGCAAAAGGGATCGAAACAGCAGGTCCAAAATACTTTGGCTATGATTATGATTATGAGCCAATCGAGGAAATCGTCAAAAAGGGGGCAGCTGAACATGTATAA
- a CDS encoding cytosine permease codes for MRNEGNEQSWYSLGIIWAGAMICIPSLLVGNTLISSMTLPMALTVALVGYTIVVIIMVLQGMQSSDLGKPTVHVAGYVFGKTGSRTILSIILAIACLGWFGIQANVCGVALANLLAHFNVNIPTPFASFLSGLVMVISAIYGMKVLRVLSYIAVPLLVVICIVGLVQTLSGDHLQIILDYKPTQTMSFMDGLAVTIGSFALGAVIAGDYSQFSKKRADVFKAATFGIIPAGILMIGVGAVLTIAYQTSDITAVFLNIATPFIGGVALILATWKTNLVNAISGGIALINVFNVSKEKEKVAIGIAGTVGTLLAVVGILNYFTPIMSILSAMIPPVAGVMIASYWFMNKGNKNSWHEVEGVNRLGVFSWLAGAIIASAPVVLSLFPELPQIPNQPLIGIVISFVIYYIGHRVTVQKSILLEENR; via the coding sequence ATGAGAAACGAAGGCAATGAACAGTCCTGGTATAGTTTGGGTATTATTTGGGCTGGTGCGATGATTTGTATACCGAGTTTACTAGTAGGGAATACGCTTATATCAAGTATGACTTTACCGATGGCACTTACCGTAGCACTAGTGGGCTATACGATTGTTGTCATTATTATGGTGTTGCAAGGTATGCAAAGCAGTGATTTAGGAAAACCAACCGTTCATGTCGCAGGGTATGTGTTTGGTAAAACGGGATCTCGCACGATTTTGTCGATTATATTAGCTATCGCCTGCTTAGGCTGGTTTGGTATTCAAGCCAATGTGTGTGGGGTAGCGTTAGCGAATTTATTAGCGCATTTTAATGTGAATATACCAACGCCATTCGCTTCTTTCCTTAGTGGGTTGGTAATGGTGATTTCAGCAATTTATGGAATGAAAGTACTACGTGTATTAAGTTATATTGCCGTACCTTTATTAGTTGTCATTTGTATAGTTGGTTTAGTACAAACATTGAGTGGAGACCATCTGCAAATCATTTTGGATTACAAACCGACACAAACGATGAGCTTTATGGATGGCTTAGCTGTAACGATTGGTTCATTTGCTTTAGGAGCCGTTATAGCAGGTGATTATTCGCAATTTTCCAAAAAACGAGCTGATGTTTTTAAAGCAGCAACATTCGGCATTATCCCTGCAGGCATTTTAATGATTGGTGTAGGGGCTGTATTAACAATTGCTTATCAAACAAGTGATATTACGGCCGTCTTTTTAAATATTGCAACACCATTTATTGGCGGTGTGGCGTTAATTTTAGCAACATGGAAAACGAATTTGGTCAATGCCATTTCAGGAGGAATTGCTCTAATTAATGTCTTTAATGTCTCAAAGGAAAAAGAAAAAGTGGCAATTGGAATTGCTGGAACAGTTGGAACACTACTGGCTGTAGTCGGGATACTTAATTACTTTACACCAATTATGTCAATATTATCGGCGATGATACCACCAGTAGCGGGCGTAATGATTGCTTCATACTGGTTTATGAATAAAGGTAATAAAAATAGTTGGCATGAGGTAGAAGGGGTCAATCGTTTAGGTGTATTTTCATGGTTAGCAGGCGCAATTATTGCCAGTGCGCCAGTTGTTTTATCGTTATTCCCTGAGTTGCCTCAAATACCTAACCAGCCTTTAATCGGGATTGTCATTTCGTTTGTTATTTATTATATAGGGCATCGGGTAACTGTACAAAAATCGATACTATTGGAGGAAAATAGATGA
- a CDS encoding PucR family transcriptional regulator: MGVTVNDLLQLPSFRGAEVLTGRNNLNRTVSSLSVLEVSDGDFCSKIVQTVQEEWYAEELVISSFFSIRDSVEKQCDTIQYLHDLGELGLILYYVGIVLPEIPKEVLQLADSQDFIIICMPKNDYSLRYNEVIFEVMETIISNQAVNDHFVKETLEKVSLLPEHLRSVEITLKMLSDRLKANIVLTNTNFNIVNQVMWPRNSSLDVSKVIEEFSQSLVNQDKGELDLLNKDISCVIEYKRVHQKNGELLYLFLIKENSKLPAKTIEKISEVVQVAINLWGDKHDDVSEYALVKAIINDESDKMRRLANVLHIDVSAVQMMWLVMINDLTKEKSIRDELDEQLSKYYKTRVIQCIDHCIIVLLGNCLYKYNEFEMAIDFIQTTNFDAQIDEVVYSPKMRNTKAVRQMYQLVNQVGNKVHAIFPLRKLYTAAEIRSMKRAIDLSKQGEEMIEEYLSVIEPILNDEESLKTLMTFLLDANGSFDDCSKILFIHKNTVKYRIKKISELIGNDVTIYSEFYDVYMACMLYRLINN; encoded by the coding sequence ATGGGAGTAACAGTAAACGATTTACTGCAATTACCATCATTTAGAGGAGCAGAAGTATTAACTGGTCGAAATAATCTAAATCGAACGGTTTCCTCCTTATCTGTTTTAGAAGTTTCAGATGGAGATTTTTGTTCGAAGATTGTCCAAACAGTGCAAGAAGAGTGGTATGCGGAAGAACTAGTCATTAGCTCTTTTTTTTCCATTCGAGATAGTGTGGAAAAACAATGTGATACCATTCAATATTTACATGACCTAGGAGAATTAGGTTTAATATTATATTATGTCGGTATCGTTTTACCTGAAATCCCAAAGGAAGTACTACAATTAGCAGATTCACAAGATTTTATTATTATTTGTATGCCCAAAAATGATTATTCATTAAGGTATAATGAGGTCATTTTTGAAGTGATGGAAACAATCATTAGTAATCAGGCAGTCAATGATCATTTCGTTAAAGAAACATTAGAAAAGGTGTCTTTACTACCAGAGCATTTACGAAGCGTTGAAATTACGCTAAAAATGTTATCTGATCGTCTAAAAGCGAATATCGTCCTAACCAATACGAATTTTAATATTGTTAACCAAGTGATGTGGCCAAGAAATTCGTCTTTAGATGTATCGAAAGTAATTGAAGAATTTTCTCAAAGTCTTGTTAATCAAGACAAGGGGGAGCTAGACCTTTTAAATAAAGATATATCTTGTGTCATTGAATATAAACGTGTTCACCAAAAAAATGGCGAACTTCTGTATTTGTTCCTTATTAAAGAGAATTCGAAATTACCTGCAAAAACGATTGAAAAAATTAGTGAAGTGGTACAAGTAGCAATTAATCTATGGGGAGACAAACATGATGATGTAAGTGAGTATGCGTTAGTCAAAGCGATTATTAATGATGAAAGCGATAAAATGCGACGATTGGCCAATGTGCTTCATATAGATGTTTCTGCTGTTCAGATGATGTGGTTAGTAATGATTAATGATTTAACGAAAGAAAAAAGTATTCGAGATGAATTAGATGAACAGCTTTCAAAATATTATAAAACAAGAGTAATTCAATGTATTGATCATTGCATTATTGTTCTCTTAGGTAATTGTTTATATAAATATAATGAATTTGAAATGGCTATCGACTTTATTCAAACGACAAATTTCGATGCGCAAATAGATGAAGTTGTATATTCTCCGAAAATGAGAAATACGAAAGCAGTTAGACAAATGTATCAGTTAGTAAATCAAGTCGGCAACAAGGTCCATGCCATTTTTCCATTGCGCAAATTGTATACGGCTGCTGAAATAAGATCCATGAAGCGGGCAATCGATTTAAGTAAACAAGGGGAAGAGATGATTGAAGAATACTTGTCAGTCATTGAACCAATATTAAATGATGAAGAGTCGTTAAAAACATTGATGACGTTTTTATTAGATGCCAATGGAAGCTTTGATGATTGTAGTAAAATTTTATTTATCCATAAAAATACAGTCAAATATCGCATCAAAAAAATAAGTGAATTAATTGGCAATGATGTCACGATTTACTCGGAATTTTACGATGTTTATATGGCATGTATGCTTTATCGTTTAATAAATAATTAA
- a CDS encoding pentapeptide repeat-containing protein, which translates to MSEGIKIRNSIGHDLRKSMQADCQNCFGLCCTALNIVASSDFAIQKQAGLPCPNLQSNFTCQIHSELRDKGFKGCTVYDCLGAGQWVSQSTFHGQDWRRTPEIADNMFRVFPIMEQVYEMIAYITEAMSYEISQLLTDKLNEQLQTLQHLSKLDVEALLSINISLIRIPINDLLLETSEHIRNKLVITTLGKKHGRKTSHRGVNWIGKNLEGKDLRATDFRGAYLIAANMQNADLRGVDFIGADLRDANISGANLSTAMFLTQMQINSTVGNCETKLPYYLRIPTHWHNKK; encoded by the coding sequence ATGTCAGAGGGAATAAAAATCCGTAATTCCATTGGTCATGATTTACGTAAAAGCATGCAAGCAGACTGTCAAAACTGTTTTGGCTTATGCTGTACCGCACTCAATATTGTAGCCTCTAGCGATTTTGCTATTCAAAAACAAGCTGGTTTACCATGTCCAAATCTGCAATCTAACTTTACCTGTCAAATTCATAGTGAGCTTAGAGACAAAGGTTTTAAAGGATGCACTGTATATGATTGTTTAGGAGCAGGGCAATGGGTTTCACAATCGACATTTCATGGTCAAGATTGGCGACGTACCCCTGAAATCGCGGATAACATGTTTCGTGTATTCCCTATTATGGAACAAGTCTATGAAATGATTGCCTATATAACAGAGGCAATGTCTTATGAAATCTCTCAGCTTCTAACCGATAAACTAAATGAGCAGTTACAGACGCTGCAACATTTATCCAAATTAGACGTAGAAGCATTATTATCTATCAATATCTCTCTTATTCGAATACCTATAAATGACTTACTGTTAGAGACAAGTGAACATATTCGTAATAAGCTTGTAATTACCACGTTAGGTAAAAAACATGGACGCAAGACTAGTCACCGTGGGGTTAATTGGATAGGTAAAAATTTAGAGGGGAAAGATTTAAGAGCAACGGATTTTCGTGGTGCCTATTTAATAGCTGCAAACATGCAAAATGCAGATTTAAGAGGAGTCGATTTTATCGGTGCAGATTTACGAGATGCCAATATAAGTGGTGCAAATCTTTCTACTGCGATGTTTTTAACGCAAATGCAAATCAATTCTACCGTAGGTAATTGCGAAACAAAACTACCTTATTATTTAAGGATACCGACACATTGGCACAATAAAAAATAA
- a CDS encoding FTR1 family iron permease has product MKHFLMRCSMIVCLLMVLTVPVQAAESYSHLYISISDALMNTKQDKDAEAQRALEQFATDWSSVASEQTEAKREVDKVLEQAVKASSKEERLTALSALSNALRALEKLENPVDESEQRADFGTKMKPIMATFEQALATGDIPTIDAAYKEFNIKWNKNERPVREQSIAMYGQIETQMAFLRITISSEEPDVALMQSQYTELKKTIENFVAGKDTAEVVEGDYSLASLIAYIDEANDLIDEGNYKAASDKIREFITIWPSVEIEISTRNGSLYTKIESDMPILVSDLLKSKVDVKGIKSKLDQFRTEIELIQGNSDYTIWDSALILLREGLEALLIILALVSFLNKSGQKSLRKWIYVGALAGILISAVAAVLMSTIFNSATVDANREVMEGYVGLVAAAMMIGVGIWLHSKSSVASWNRYISKQMGNAISSGSVFAMASVSFLSVFREGAETLVFYAGIAPKMPTSQFILGIILALIILAIIAIILFKASGKIAIHKLFAVATVLIYVLAFKIIGVSLHTLQLRDSVSTTIVDGLPVISFIGFYPTLETIIGQAILLVLVIATIFYKKKQAK; this is encoded by the coding sequence GTGAAGCACTTTTTAATGCGCTGTAGTATGATCGTATGTTTATTAATGGTACTTACGGTCCCTGTACAGGCAGCTGAATCTTATAGTCACTTATACATTTCAATTAGTGACGCGCTAATGAATACAAAGCAAGACAAGGATGCAGAAGCACAGCGGGCACTTGAACAATTCGCAACAGATTGGTCTTCCGTTGCATCGGAACAGACTGAAGCGAAAAGAGAGGTCGATAAAGTACTAGAGCAAGCTGTAAAAGCTTCTTCGAAAGAAGAGCGTTTAACGGCATTGTCTGCACTTTCAAATGCTTTACGTGCGCTAGAAAAGCTTGAAAATCCAGTAGATGAATCAGAGCAACGTGCTGACTTTGGCACAAAAATGAAACCAATTATGGCTACGTTTGAACAAGCACTGGCAACTGGTGATATTCCCACGATTGACGCTGCGTACAAAGAGTTTAATATTAAATGGAATAAAAATGAAAGACCAGTTCGTGAACAAAGTATTGCGATGTACGGTCAAATTGAAACGCAAATGGCCTTTTTACGTATAACAATTTCTTCAGAAGAGCCTGATGTGGCTTTGATGCAATCACAATATACAGAATTAAAAAAAACAATCGAAAATTTTGTAGCAGGTAAGGATACAGCAGAAGTTGTAGAGGGCGACTATTCTTTAGCTTCTTTAATTGCATATATTGATGAAGCCAATGATTTAATTGATGAAGGAAACTACAAAGCTGCATCCGATAAAATACGTGAATTTATTACAATTTGGCCAAGTGTGGAAATAGAAATTTCAACTCGCAATGGCAGTCTTTATACAAAGATTGAAAGCGATATGCCGATTCTAGTAAGCGACCTATTAAAGTCCAAGGTTGATGTCAAAGGCATTAAAAGTAAGCTTGATCAATTCCGTACTGAAATTGAATTAATTCAAGGGAATTCAGATTATACCATTTGGGATTCTGCATTAATTTTACTGCGTGAGGGCTTAGAGGCATTACTAATTATTTTGGCATTAGTGTCATTTTTAAATAAATCTGGACAAAAATCGTTACGTAAATGGATTTATGTAGGAGCATTAGCTGGGATATTAATTTCAGCAGTAGCAGCCGTTCTAATGTCTACGATTTTCAATTCAGCAACGGTCGATGCGAACCGAGAAGTGATGGAAGGTTATGTAGGTCTTGTTGCTGCTGCGATGATGATAGGTGTCGGTATTTGGCTTCATAGTAAATCAAGTGTCGCAAGCTGGAACCGTTATATTTCTAAACAAATGGGCAACGCCATTTCAAGTGGATCTGTATTTGCGATGGCATCTGTCAGCTTTTTATCGGTGTTCCGTGAAGGGGCAGAAACGCTTGTTTTCTACGCTGGAATTGCACCGAAAATGCCGACTTCTCAATTTATACTCGGTATTATTTTGGCACTTATCATTTTAGCCATCATAGCAATTATCTTATTTAAAGCAAGTGGTAAAATTGCCATTCATAAGCTTTTTGCCGTGGCGACAGTGCTAATTTATGTGTTGGCATTTAAAATTATCGGTGTTAGCTTGCATACATTGCAACTTAGAGATAGTGTATCAACGACAATCGTTGACGGTCTGCCAGTTATTAGCTTTATTGGCTTCTACCCAACCCTTGAAACAATCATAGGGCAAGCCATTTTGCTTGTGCTAGTAATAGCGACGATTTTTTATAAAAAGAAGCAAGCGAAGTAA
- the efeB gene encoding iron uptake transporter deferrochelatase/peroxidase subunit yields MTSSKDDKWVNKKISRRDMLKLTGMGVAGIAIGASGFGGVMKAMGYDVFEPVADSTTAKNKVNFYGKHQAGITTPVQKNIYFASLSVLVTSKEELQELFKKWTPLVVRLMNGELMVDLTTNTRVPTGDTGEAEGLDASNLSITIGVGPSLFDKLGIAHLKPAELADLPHFPKDQLQKEYTGGDLCIQACADDPQVAFHAVRNLVRAASGKVEIKWSQAGFNSFPATGGTPRNLFAFKDGTVNPSISDEQDLNKVVWVDKGWLKGGSYLVARKVQMHLETWDRTSLKDQEATFGRYRDSGAPLGKTKEFDDFDIEEKDSKGEYIMPDTSHVHLARKSGARILRRSYSYASGVMSNTGTHDAGLVFISFQKDPAQFTTIQNSLGRMDKMNEYITHRGSAVFACFPGVQKGSYLGEALFNAL; encoded by the coding sequence ATGACATCGTCAAAAGATGATAAATGGGTCAATAAAAAAATATCTCGCCGCGATATGTTAAAGCTAACAGGCATGGGTGTGGCTGGTATTGCTATTGGTGCTTCTGGCTTTGGTGGGGTAATGAAAGCGATGGGCTATGATGTTTTCGAGCCTGTCGCAGATAGCACTACTGCAAAGAATAAAGTTAACTTTTATGGTAAGCATCAGGCTGGCATAACGACCCCCGTTCAAAAAAATATTTATTTTGCTTCTTTATCTGTTCTTGTAACGTCAAAAGAAGAGCTACAAGAGTTGTTCAAAAAATGGACACCTCTTGTTGTTCGTTTAATGAATGGCGAATTAATGGTAGATTTAACAACCAATACAAGAGTGCCTACAGGTGATACAGGAGAGGCAGAGGGCTTGGATGCTTCAAATTTATCAATTACGATAGGTGTTGGTCCATCTTTATTTGATAAGCTTGGTATCGCTCATTTAAAACCAGCAGAATTAGCTGATTTACCACATTTCCCAAAAGATCAGCTACAAAAGGAATATACAGGAGGAGACCTTTGTATTCAAGCATGTGCAGACGATCCACAAGTGGCATTCCATGCTGTCCGCAATTTAGTGCGTGCTGCTTCAGGTAAAGTGGAAATTAAATGGTCACAAGCAGGGTTTAACTCATTCCCAGCAACGGGAGGTACGCCTCGCAATTTATTCGCATTCAAGGATGGTACAGTCAATCCTTCAATTTCGGATGAACAAGACTTAAATAAAGTCGTGTGGGTCGATAAAGGCTGGTTAAAGGGTGGCTCTTATTTAGTTGCTCGGAAAGTACAAATGCATCTTGAAACATGGGATCGTACATCTTTAAAGGATCAGGAAGCAACGTTTGGGCGCTATCGCGATAGTGGTGCCCCATTAGGTAAAACAAAGGAATTTGATGATTTCGATATAGAAGAAAAAGATAGCAAGGGCGAGTATATTATGCCTGATACATCACATGTCCATCTAGCACGTAAATCAGGTGCTCGCATATTACGCCGTTCTTATTCATACGCATCTGGTGTGATGTCGAATACAGGTACACATGATGCAGGACTAGTGTTTATCTCTTTCCAAAAAGATCCAGCGCAATTTACAACGATTCAAAATAGTTTAGGTCGAATGGATAAAATGAATGAATACATTACCCATCGAGGCAGTGCAGTGTTTGCTTGCTTCCCTGGAGTACAAAAGGGGAGTTACTTAGGTGAAGCACTTTTTAATGCGCTGTAG